From Nitrosopumilus zosterae, the proteins below share one genomic window:
- a CDS encoding 4Fe-4S dicluster domain-containing protein: MPIAENFPEGLKPLGKIKLDDGNFHIMWGPGKEKNTDGSQAEVFADADVVAAYAARGEEQVPLGVSGTMVAVDWDSCVADGACIEACPVQVFQWYRTEKDIPAKDVVGQTFNGTGSNVKDERKDLTDKADPIREHDCIWCMACVSVCPPQAIKVDQSNVEKHESAAKTL; encoded by the coding sequence ATGCCAATAGCAGAAAATTTTCCAGAAGGCCTAAAACCACTTGGAAAAATAAAACTCGATGATGGAAATTTCCATATCATGTGGGGTCCAGGTAAAGAGAAAAACACAGACGGTTCTCAAGCTGAAGTGTTTGCAGATGCCGATGTAGTTGCTGCATATGCTGCAAGAGGTGAAGAACAAGTTCCTCTAGGTGTAAGTGGTACGATGGTTGCAGTTGATTGGGATTCTTGTGTTGCAGATGGTGCATGTATTGAAGCGTGTCCTGTACAAGTATTCCAATGGTATCGAACTGAAAAAGATATTCCGGCCAAAGATGTTGTTGGTCAAACTTTTAACGGAACTGGCAGCAATGTCAAAGATGAAAGAAAAGATCTAACTGACAAGGCAGATCCAATCAGAGAACATGATTGTATTTGGTGTATGGCATGTGTATCAGTTTGTCCACCGCAGGCAATCAAAGTTGATCAGTCAAATGTTGAAAAACATGAGTCTGCAGCCAAAACTCTTTAG
- a CDS encoding 4Fe-4S dicluster domain-containing protein, whose product MAELQIPEDFCHNDVKPTGKTSHADGENFHWIWGKGRTDGAAFSNEDVKAAYEARGEKQVPLGIHGTTVAVDWDSCVAAGACMSVCPVQTFQWYRTEKDIPADKCLGETFEGTGKTEQDERLDYTDKSQPIREHDCTVCMACQEICPEGAIRIESANQEWHEKAAGTYVLMKSGSENPHAHD is encoded by the coding sequence ATGGCAGAATTACAAATACCAGAAGACTTTTGTCACAATGATGTAAAACCAACAGGAAAAACAAGCCATGCAGATGGTGAAAATTTCCACTGGATTTGGGGCAAGGGAAGAACTGATGGTGCCGCATTTTCAAATGAAGATGTGAAGGCAGCTTATGAAGCTCGAGGAGAAAAACAAGTTCCTCTAGGAATTCATGGAACAACTGTCGCAGTAGATTGGGATTCCTGTGTTGCAGCAGGTGCATGCATGAGTGTATGCCCAGTTCAAACATTCCAATGGTACAGAACCGAAAAAGATATTCCAGCAGACAAATGTCTGGGCGAAACTTTTGAAGGTACTGGTAAAACAGAACAAGATGAAAGATTAGACTATACAGACAAATCACAACCAATCAGAGAACATGATTGTACTGTTTGCATGGCATGTCAAGAAATCTGTCCTGAAGGCGCAATTCGAATTGAATCAGCTAACCAAGAATGGCACGAGAAAGCAGCCGGTACATATGTACTTATGAAATCTGGCTCTGAAAACCCACACGCACACGATTAA
- a CDS encoding translation initiation factor IF-6 — MDIIKYDVYRGPNIGVYTKVNDSVILLPMGYAQSKAEKLAKYLGVEYRFMSIANTRLIGALCVMNNKGILIPKTAYQDEFDFLKNETDLEVGVLDSKLSALGNVICTNDKGAVVSPWLSPQDCKNISDVLGVEVIQKKIAGFNQTGAVMVANNSGAAIHPEADEEDMKTFSNLLGVKIEQCSINNGIPYVASGILVNNHSLVVGSLTTGPEIMMLTRAFLN; from the coding sequence ATGGATATTATCAAGTATGATGTATATCGTGGACCAAACATTGGAGTTTACACTAAAGTAAATGACAGTGTAATTTTACTTCCAATGGGATATGCACAATCAAAAGCAGAAAAACTTGCAAAATATCTTGGTGTAGAATATCGATTCATGTCAATTGCCAACACAAGATTAATTGGAGCATTATGTGTAATGAATAACAAAGGAATACTGATTCCAAAAACTGCATATCAAGATGAATTTGACTTTCTCAAAAACGAAACAGATCTGGAAGTAGGTGTTCTTGATTCAAAATTATCTGCTTTAGGAAATGTCATTTGTACTAATGACAAAGGAGCAGTTGTGTCTCCTTGGTTATCTCCTCAAGACTGTAAAAACATTTCAGATGTTTTAGGAGTTGAGGTAATTCAGAAAAAAATTGCAGGTTTTAATCAGACAGGAGCTGTAATGGTAGCAAACAATTCTGGTGCAGCAATTCATCCGGAAGCGGATGAAGAAGATATGAAGACATTTTCCAATTTGTTAGGCGTAAAAATCGAGCAGTGCTCCATAAATAACGGAATTCCATATGTAGCATCAGGAATTCTAGTAAACAATCATTCTCTTGTTGTAGGGTCATTAACTACTGGTCCTGAAATAATGATGTTGACTAGGGCTTTTCTAAATTAA
- a CDS encoding aldo/keto reductase: MTIEKITIGEDLEICRILNGMWQVAGGHGQIDKELAIADMIEYHKSGFTTWDLADIYGPAESLIGEFQEKIDKTQSQALTKFVPNPGPMSNSIVTYHIEQSLKKMKTECIDLLQFHWWDYNDSSYLDALNHLSKLQKDGKIKHLGLTNFDTKRVKIMIENDFQIVSNQVQYSILDQRPEKIMTPFFAKHGIKILTYGTLLGGFFSEKYLGLDEPHRGELTTSSLQKYKNMIDVWGGWNLFQELLCALDQISKKHGCSIANVATRFVLDRPQVTGVIIGARLGINNHRNDNSKVFDIKLDNDDISMINAITEKSNDLFEIIGDCGDEYR; this comes from the coding sequence GTGACAATTGAGAAAATCACTATTGGAGAAGATTTGGAAATTTGTAGAATTCTAAACGGAATGTGGCAAGTTGCAGGAGGTCATGGTCAAATTGACAAAGAATTGGCGATAGCAGACATGATAGAATATCACAAATCAGGATTTACAACTTGGGACTTGGCAGACATTTATGGTCCTGCAGAATCACTAATTGGAGAATTCCAAGAAAAAATAGACAAGACTCAATCTCAAGCACTTACTAAGTTTGTTCCCAATCCAGGTCCTATGAGCAACAGTATTGTTACCTATCATATAGAGCAATCATTAAAAAAAATGAAAACAGAATGTATTGATTTACTCCAGTTTCATTGGTGGGATTATAATGATTCAAGTTATCTTGATGCATTGAATCATTTATCAAAATTACAAAAAGATGGGAAAATTAAACATCTTGGATTGACAAACTTTGACACCAAACGAGTAAAAATAATGATTGAGAATGATTTTCAAATTGTATCAAACCAAGTTCAGTATTCAATTTTAGATCAAAGGCCAGAAAAAATCATGACTCCATTTTTTGCAAAACATGGAATAAAGATTTTAACATATGGAACATTACTTGGAGGATTCTTTTCTGAAAAATATCTGGGTTTGGATGAACCGCATAGAGGAGAATTAACCACATCCAGTCTGCAAAAATACAAGAATATGATTGATGTTTGGGGAGGATGGAATTTATTTCAAGAATTACTTTGTGCCTTAGATCAAATTTCAAAGAAACATGGTTGCAGCATTGCCAATGTTGCAACAAGATTTGTATTAGATAGGCCACAAGTTACAGGAGTAATTATTGGCGCAAGACTTGGAATCAATAATCACAGAAATGACAATTCAAAAGTTTTTGACATAAAATTAGATAACGATGATATTTCAATGATTAATGCCATCACTGAAAAATCAAATGATTTGTTTGAGATTATTGGTGATTGTGGAGACGAATACAGATAA
- a CDS encoding DEAD/DEAH box helicase has protein sequence MKIEQLDLPKSAIDFLQSQGFEKLYPPQADSVESGLLSGKNILVSAPTASGKTLIAMLAMISFLSKNDGKVIYLSPLRALAAEKFSEFKKLEKVALGKKIKVGISTGDFENIEKNLEKSNVLILTNEKMDSIIRHGVEWVEEIGLVISDEVHLIGDESRGPTLEIILTQLKLLDTKPQLVGLSATITNSDEIADWLNCKLVRNDWRPVPLSEGVCDGGEVTMSDGKTFEVERSLRGTPIDLGVQSVQQGGQSLVFAETRTRSKSLATKAADAIFQILKKNELTELEKTSKKILSENEHTELVKTLAHLVKKGVAFHHAGLNQKCREIIETEFRKGTIKLLSSTPTLAAGVNLPARRVVISNINRYNAKVGANRPISILEYKQLCGRAGRPQYDDFGESIIVGNGNTDDLIEYYINGEPEPIISKITDDKSLRTHILSVIVTHPGIKKEEILEFFLQTLGGLQSRKPTLKFAIDISLRFLSSKFLIIKKGERYAATEFGKKTSMLYIDPLTATYFRDAIENVSQERKHTFGFLHLITNCDEFFPKFSLRQKDYESASLMIENNSSELLEPISEYDCSRSLLALQSWITESSELSLSDNLGIESGDMHRMVENANWLSYCLREISKHVERADLLEELADLRNRIVYGIREELLDLVKVKGIGRVRARVLFKHGIKNLDDLAKIPVNKLAEIDKIGSTIADNIKTELRKVR, from the coding sequence ATGAAAATTGAGCAACTAGATCTTCCAAAATCAGCAATTGATTTTTTACAATCACAAGGTTTTGAAAAATTATATCCGCCACAAGCAGATAGTGTAGAGTCTGGATTATTATCTGGAAAAAATATTCTAGTTTCTGCTCCAACAGCAAGTGGAAAGACTCTGATTGCAATGCTTGCCATGATTAGTTTTCTTTCTAAAAATGACGGTAAAGTGATTTATCTTAGTCCTTTGCGAGCATTAGCGGCTGAAAAGTTTTCAGAATTTAAAAAATTAGAAAAAGTTGCGTTAGGAAAAAAAATCAAAGTTGGAATTTCAACTGGTGATTTTGAAAATATTGAGAAAAATCTTGAGAAAAGCAATGTCTTAATTCTGACAAATGAGAAGATGGATTCAATTATTAGACATGGTGTTGAATGGGTTGAAGAAATTGGATTGGTGATTTCTGATGAAGTGCATTTGATTGGAGATGAAAGCAGAGGTCCAACACTTGAAATAATTTTGACACAGCTAAAACTATTAGATACAAAGCCTCAACTTGTAGGACTTAGTGCAACAATTACCAATTCTGATGAGATTGCAGATTGGCTAAACTGCAAACTAGTAAGAAATGACTGGCGACCAGTACCTCTCTCTGAAGGAGTATGTGATGGTGGTGAGGTTACTATGAGTGATGGTAAGACCTTTGAAGTTGAGCGGAGTTTACGTGGAACGCCAATTGATTTAGGCGTGCAATCAGTACAACAAGGTGGTCAATCATTGGTATTTGCTGAAACCAGGACTCGCTCAAAATCCCTTGCTACAAAAGCTGCTGATGCTATATTTCAGATTCTAAAAAAAAATGAATTGACTGAATTAGAAAAAACATCAAAAAAAATTCTATCTGAAAATGAGCATACAGAATTAGTAAAAACATTAGCACACCTTGTAAAAAAAGGAGTTGCATTTCATCATGCAGGACTGAATCAAAAATGCAGAGAGATAATAGAGACTGAATTTAGGAAAGGCACAATCAAACTATTGTCCTCGACTCCAACTTTAGCTGCAGGTGTAAATCTTCCTGCAAGAAGAGTTGTGATTTCAAATATTAATCGATATAATGCAAAAGTTGGTGCAAATAGACCTATTAGTATTCTGGAATACAAACAACTTTGTGGCAGAGCTGGTAGACCACAATATGACGATTTTGGCGAATCAATAATTGTTGGAAATGGAAACACTGATGATCTTATAGAGTATTACATTAATGGGGAACCAGAACCAATAATTTCAAAGATTACCGATGATAAATCTCTGCGAACACATATACTTAGTGTAATAGTGACACACCCTGGAATTAAAAAAGAAGAAATTTTGGAATTCTTTTTGCAAACGTTGGGGGGACTACAATCAAGAAAACCCACTCTGAAATTTGCGATTGACATATCTCTGCGTTTTCTTTCTAGCAAATTTTTGATAATCAAAAAAGGTGAACGATACGCAGCTACTGAGTTTGGCAAAAAAACATCAATGTTGTACATTGATCCTTTAACTGCTACGTATTTTAGAGATGCAATTGAAAACGTATCTCAAGAAAGAAAACACACGTTCGGATTTTTGCATTTGATTACAAATTGCGATGAATTTTTTCCAAAATTTTCATTACGCCAAAAGGATTATGAGTCAGCAAGCTTGATGATAGAAAATAACTCTTCAGAATTACTTGAACCAATTTCTGAGTATGACTGCTCACGAAGCCTTTTGGCCTTACAGTCTTGGATTACCGAATCTTCTGAATTATCTTTGTCTGACAACCTTGGAATAGAGTCAGGAGACATGCATAGGATGGTTGAAAATGCCAATTGGCTATCATATTGCCTTAGGGAAATTTCAAAACATGTTGAAAGAGCAGATTTGCTTGAAGAATTAGCCGATCTGAGAAATAGAATTGTCTATGGAATTCGAGAGGAGTTATTGGACCTAGTTAAAGTCAAAGGAATTGGAAGGGTGAGAGCAAGAGTTCTATTCAAACATGGGATAAAGAATCTGGATGATTTGGCCAAAATTCCTGTAAATAAATTGGCAGAAATTGATAAAATTGGTTCAACCATAGCGGATAACATAAAGACGGAGTTACGAAAGGTTAGATAA
- a CDS encoding acyltransferase — protein sequence MVTNFISDKAKIGQNVQIWHFSYVGDNVEIGDNVKIGSLAHIDYDVKIGENTKIEGQAYIPPLSRIGKNVFIGPAAALTNDPYPMCDKMIGVTIEDNVIIGARAVIKAGVTVRKNSVVAMGAVVTRDVPENSVVIGSPATIRYSRGEYDKKQRKWKEG from the coding sequence ATGGTTACAAATTTCATTTCAGATAAAGCAAAAATAGGTCAAAATGTGCAGATTTGGCATTTTTCATATGTGGGGGATAATGTAGAGATTGGAGACAATGTCAAAATTGGATCTCTTGCACATATTGATTATGATGTAAAGATTGGTGAAAACACAAAGATAGAAGGACAAGCGTACATTCCACCATTATCTAGAATTGGAAAGAATGTTTTCATAGGTCCAGCAGCAGCCCTTACAAATGATCCTTATCCAATGTGCGATAAAATGATTGGAGTTACAATTGAGGATAATGTAATAATTGGTGCAAGAGCAGTAATCAAAGCTGGTGTCACTGTAAGAAAGAACAGCGTTGTTGCAATGGGAGCAGTCGTAACAAGAGATGTTCCTGAAAATTCTGTGGTAATTGGTTCTCCTGCTACGATAAGATACAGCAGAGGAGAATACGACAAGAAACAAAGAAAATGGAAAGAAGGTTAA
- a CDS encoding replication factor C small subunit, with product MLGSGMWVEKYRPTKLSEIVNQTEIIGSLEALIKDPTDMPHLMFSGSAGVGKTTAALCIANQILGDNFKDYTLELNASDERGIGMVREKVKKFSRFAGMGEVPFKIIILDEADEMTADAQTALRRIIEDTAKICRFIFIANNISKIIDPIQSRCATFKFTTIPEEDLIKRLEEIAKNEKIKFDKKGLKAIYDYSEGDMRHAINLMQATASLGGITEEHVKGSAGLTKTSDVDEVLKIALLGKVAEAREKMIELIKVYGMSESDFLKYLNSAVFKSKHEKLSDILEIIAKYDYRVLVGANSEIQLSAMLAELGKIEK from the coding sequence ATGTTGGGAAGCGGCATGTGGGTTGAAAAGTATCGACCAACAAAACTCTCAGAGATCGTAAACCAAACTGAGATTATTGGGAGTTTGGAGGCCTTAATCAAAGATCCAACAGATATGCCTCATCTGATGTTTTCAGGATCTGCAGGGGTTGGAAAGACAACTGCCGCGCTATGTATCGCAAATCAGATTTTAGGAGACAATTTCAAAGACTACACACTTGAGCTAAACGCATCAGACGAGAGAGGAATCGGCATGGTCAGAGAAAAAGTTAAGAAATTTTCAAGATTTGCTGGAATGGGCGAAGTTCCATTCAAGATTATCATTTTAGATGAAGCAGATGAGATGACAGCAGATGCACAAACTGCCCTAAGAAGAATCATAGAAGACACTGCAAAAATTTGTAGATTTATTTTCATTGCGAATAACATTTCAAAAATTATCGACCCCATTCAAAGCAGGTGTGCTACATTCAAGTTCACAACCATTCCAGAAGAAGATCTCATTAAAAGACTAGAAGAGATTGCAAAGAATGAAAAAATAAAATTTGATAAAAAAGGCCTCAAGGCAATTTATGATTACTCTGAAGGAGACATGAGGCATGCAATTAATCTAATGCAGGCAACTGCAAGTCTTGGTGGGATTACAGAAGAGCATGTAAAGGGATCAGCTGGCCTAACTAAAACTAGCGATGTAGACGAGGTTCTAAAGATTGCTCTTTTGGGTAAAGTTGCAGAAGCAAGAGAGAAGATGATAGAATTAATCAAAGTTTATGGAATGTCGGAATCTGATTTTTTAAAATATCTCAACTCGGCAGTTTTCAAGTCAAAGCATGAAAAGTTATCAGACATTTTAGAGATTATCGCAAAATATGATTATAGAGTTCTAGTTGGCGCAAATTCTGAAATTCAGTTATCCGCAATGCTAGCTGAACTCGGAAAGATAGAAAAATAA
- a CDS encoding minichromosome maintenance protein MCM translates to MSSKQASTFTDSALSDKVKEFLTRFKDKNGVYKYVDAIDEMMPKNAKYIIVDYNDLVVEPQIEVMFSKNPDRIFDAFSRAIKEALQTRFPDYAEKIKDEVRVRLINFPLERSLRQINAETIGHITSVSGMVVRASEVKPLAKELVFVCPDEHTTKVIQLKGMDVKIPVVCDNPNCKQRDFELKPEASKFIDFQILRLQELPEDLPPGQLPHYIDVTIRQDLVDNSRPGDRIILTGVVRVEQESVAGIQRGHSGLYRLRIEGNNIEFLSGRGSKTDRKIGREEISPEEEKMIKALSQSSDVYQRLIDSFAPHIQGQSLIKESILLLIVGSNQRLLGDGSKIRGDINVFLVGDPGTAKSEMLKFCARIAPRGLYTSGRGSTAAGLTAAVVRDKTGIMMLEAGAVVLGDQGLVSIDEFDKMKPEDRSALHEVMEQQSASIAKGGIVATLNARTSILAAANPMYGKYDPFKNITENVNLPIPLLTRFDLIFVVRDIPTKERDEKIARHIIQRNTTQGTDKKSVIEVDLLTKYLSYAKRGIPELTKEAEEKILSYYLQMRNVESEEMITVTPRQLEGIIRLSTARARLLMKDKVEEEDAERAIFLIQSMLQDAGVDVNTGKVDLGVLQGKPRSEVSKMQLFMDVLKSLEGDNKVPVEERAFVKELEKSEKFTEEEARNYIRRMLREASIYESKPGHYNRV, encoded by the coding sequence ATGAGCAGTAAACAGGCTAGTACTTTTACAGATTCTGCCTTGTCAGATAAAGTAAAAGAATTCCTGACTAGATTCAAAGATAAGAATGGTGTCTACAAGTATGTAGATGCAATCGATGAGATGATGCCAAAAAATGCAAAATACATTATCGTTGATTATAATGATTTGGTAGTAGAACCACAAATTGAAGTAATGTTTTCTAAAAATCCTGATAGGATATTTGATGCATTCTCTAGAGCAATCAAAGAAGCATTACAAACTAGATTTCCTGATTATGCAGAAAAAATCAAAGATGAAGTTCGTGTAAGATTAATTAATTTCCCACTAGAGCGAAGTCTAAGACAAATCAATGCTGAAACAATTGGACACATTACAAGTGTTTCAGGAATGGTAGTTAGAGCATCAGAAGTAAAACCACTTGCCAAAGAGCTGGTCTTTGTATGCCCTGATGAACATACAACAAAAGTAATTCAGCTAAAGGGAATGGATGTTAAAATTCCTGTTGTGTGTGATAATCCAAATTGTAAACAGAGAGATTTTGAGTTAAAACCTGAAGCAAGCAAGTTTATTGATTTTCAAATACTTAGATTACAGGAACTTCCTGAGGATTTGCCTCCTGGTCAACTTCCTCATTATATTGATGTCACAATTAGGCAGGATTTAGTAGATAATTCAAGACCTGGTGATAGAATTATTCTTACTGGTGTAGTTAGAGTAGAACAAGAGTCTGTTGCAGGAATTCAGCGAGGTCACAGCGGATTATATCGATTAAGAATTGAGGGAAATAATATCGAATTTTTGAGTGGTCGTGGTTCTAAAACTGATAGAAAAATAGGAAGAGAAGAGATTTCACCTGAGGAAGAAAAAATGATCAAAGCTCTCAGTCAAAGTTCTGATGTATATCAAAGACTAATTGATTCATTTGCACCACACATTCAAGGACAGTCATTAATCAAGGAATCTATTTTGCTACTCATTGTAGGTTCTAATCAGAGATTACTTGGCGATGGAAGTAAGATTAGAGGGGACATTAACGTATTTCTAGTTGGGGATCCTGGTACTGCAAAAAGTGAGATGTTAAAATTCTGTGCAAGAATTGCACCACGAGGTTTGTATACTTCAGGTAGGGGTTCAACTGCTGCAGGACTTACAGCTGCCGTAGTTAGAGATAAAACAGGAATTATGATGTTAGAAGCTGGTGCAGTAGTTCTAGGGGATCAAGGTCTTGTAAGTATAGACGAATTTGACAAGATGAAGCCAGAAGACAGAAGTGCATTACACGAAGTAATGGAACAACAGTCAGCGAGTATTGCAAAGGGCGGTATTGTTGCGACACTAAATGCTCGAACTTCAATCTTAGCTGCTGCAAACCCCATGTATGGAAAATATGATCCTTTCAAAAATATCACTGAAAATGTAAATTTGCCAATTCCATTACTTACAAGATTTGATTTGATCTTTGTTGTAAGAGACATTCCAACTAAAGAAAGAGATGAAAAGATTGCAAGACACATTATACAAAGAAACACCACTCAAGGAACCGATAAAAAATCTGTTATTGAGGTTGATTTACTTACAAAGTACCTATCCTATGCAAAACGCGGTATTCCTGAATTAACCAAAGAAGCAGAAGAAAAAATTCTGTCGTATTACCTTCAAATGAGAAATGTAGAATCTGAAGAAATGATTACTGTGACTCCAAGACAACTAGAAGGAATTATTCGACTTTCTACTGCACGAGCAAGATTGCTCATGAAAGACAAGGTAGAAGAAGAAGATGCTGAGCGTGCAATATTCCTTATTCAAAGCATGCTTCAAGATGCCGGTGTTGATGTGAATACTGGAAAGGTAGACCTTGGAGTATTACAAGGAAAGCCACGAAGTGAAGTTTCAAAGATGCAACTATTCATGGATGTTCTAAAAAGTCTTGAAGGAGACAACAAAGTTCCAGTTGAAGAAAGAGCATTTGTCAAAGAACTTGAAAAGAGTGAAAAATTCACAGAAGAAGAGGCAAGAAACTATATCCGAAGAATGCTCAGAGAAGCATCTATTTATGAATCAAAACCCGGTCACTATAACCGAGTATGA
- the hisS gene encoding histidine--tRNA ligase — protein MELPRGMKDFEGAENANIEHVRYHFKQLSNLYGFSFMDPSPIELLSTLETKSGPGIRDEIYYFKDKGDREVALRFDFTMGLTRYAASQKSMKLPAKLSSFGGVFRYDEPQKGRYRYFHQWDIEIYGKPSIESEAEIIELTSRLFDSLLLREITIDINHRNLVESYINKIFNSNDPELVADILRAVDKIAKKSKDEILKEFQAKGYQTEKIEKILEFSQIKGTISEVEKIFDTTQLGSWNELKQLFDSLENRGVSNVRINFGIVRGLDYYSGTVFEVFDKNSTLGALAGGGRYDTLTKAFGRDDIGATGVAGGVERIILTMQEQKIIPKILQKRVAVLYINEEMQKVAYSIASLLRLNNIPTDIDLAGRNLKKQMDIASNAQLSIIVGPDELEEGNVVLKDMVNGTEGTISLEKLTEDPKSILNLEKP, from the coding sequence TTGGAACTGCCACGAGGAATGAAAGATTTTGAGGGAGCAGAAAATGCAAACATTGAGCATGTCAGGTATCATTTCAAGCAGTTATCAAATTTGTATGGGTTTTCATTTATGGATCCATCTCCCATTGAACTGCTATCGACTCTAGAGACAAAGTCAGGTCCAGGAATACGGGACGAAATTTACTATTTCAAAGACAAAGGAGATCGAGAAGTTGCATTAAGATTTGACTTTACAATGGGCCTAACAAGATATGCCGCATCTCAAAAATCGATGAAACTTCCTGCAAAGCTATCCAGTTTTGGAGGTGTCTTCAGATATGATGAACCACAAAAAGGTAGATATCGATACTTTCATCAATGGGATATTGAGATATATGGAAAACCAAGCATTGAATCAGAAGCTGAAATCATTGAATTAACCTCTAGATTGTTTGATTCGCTTTTACTCCGTGAAATCACCATTGACATTAATCACCGAAATCTGGTAGAGTCATACATTAACAAAATATTTAATTCTAATGATCCCGAATTAGTTGCTGATATTTTACGAGCAGTCGACAAAATTGCAAAAAAATCAAAAGACGAAATCCTAAAGGAATTTCAAGCAAAAGGTTACCAAACAGAAAAAATTGAAAAAATACTAGAGTTCTCGCAAATCAAAGGAACAATTTCAGAAGTTGAAAAAATATTTGACACAACACAATTAGGATCATGGAATGAACTAAAACAACTATTTGATTCGCTTGAGAATAGGGGAGTATCAAATGTTAGAATTAATTTTGGTATTGTTAGAGGACTGGATTACTATTCCGGTACTGTATTTGAAGTATTTGACAAAAATTCTACACTGGGTGCACTAGCCGGTGGTGGTAGATATGACACACTAACTAAAGCATTTGGAAGGGATGATATTGGTGCAACTGGAGTTGCAGGAGGTGTTGAAAGAATAATCCTTACAATGCAAGAACAAAAAATAATTCCAAAAATTTTACAAAAGCGAGTTGCAGTATTGTACATAAATGAAGAAATGCAAAAAGTCGCATATTCAATTGCATCACTGTTAAGACTAAACAATATTCCAACTGATATTGACTTGGCAGGGCGAAATCTAAAAAAACAAATGGATATTGCAAGCAATGCACAATTATCAATTATAGTTGGTCCTGATGAACTTGAAGAAGGAAATGTCGTACTCAAAGATATGGTTAATGGAACTGAAGGAACCATTTCACTGGAGAAATTAACTGAGGATCCAAAGTCTATTCTTAATTTAGAAAAGCCCTAG
- a CDS encoding MraY family glycosyltransferase, producing the protein MIELILPVIVSCFIAFFLVFVMTPPLIKFLEKRNLTVKDMNKKEDVMVARPGGISIIVGIIASEITLYVFLQANEILAITITTFAAFLIGYVDDRRVMGGWFKPIALGIAAIPIIVFGAYDSDLAFPLFGTVQIPALYLGLIIFMIPITGNTINSIDVLNGVASGFMVIASFSLSLCLFIIQNYEIAIISLPLGFVSLAFYKYHKIPSKIFPGDSGALTLGAMYGAIAIVGGVEIIAAVALLPAVINSFLFLSSVKRIVEHRQIKGKPVEHTDDFKLKATDDKTAPVTLVRLILAGGPLTEKQVGFAIFRLAIFSGILAIITAFLMGVSL; encoded by the coding sequence TTGATTGAATTAATACTTCCTGTAATAGTTTCATGCTTTATTGCATTTTTTCTAGTTTTTGTAATGACTCCTCCACTGATTAAATTTCTTGAAAAAAGAAATCTTACAGTCAAAGATATGAACAAGAAAGAGGACGTGATGGTTGCAAGACCTGGTGGAATATCTATTATTGTGGGAATTATTGCATCTGAAATTACACTTTATGTATTTTTACAGGCAAATGAAATTCTTGCGATAACTATTACCACATTTGCAGCTTTTCTAATAGGATACGTTGATGATAGAAGAGTTATGGGTGGATGGTTTAAACCCATAGCGCTTGGAATTGCAGCAATTCCAATAATTGTTTTTGGTGCATATGATTCAGATCTTGCTTTTCCTCTATTTGGAACTGTTCAAATCCCAGCATTATATCTTGGATTAATAATTTTCATGATCCCTATTACTGGTAATACAATTAATTCAATTGATGTTCTAAATGGAGTTGCAAGTGGCTTTATGGTAATTGCTAGTTTTTCATTATCATTATGTTTGTTTATAATTCAAAATTATGAAATTGCAATCATAAGTCTGCCACTTGGATTTGTTTCTCTAGCATTTTACAAATACCATAAAATCCCAAGCAAAATTTTTCCTGGTGATTCTGGTGCACTAACTCTTGGTGCAATGTACGGAGCAATTGCAATCGTTGGTGGCGTTGAAATAATTGCAGCAGTAGCACTGCTGCCTGCAGTGATCAACTCCTTTTTGTTTCTGTCAAGTGTAAAACGTATAGTTGAACATAGACAAATCAAAGGAAAACCTGTAGAGCATACTGATGATTTTAAACTAAAAGCAACTGATGACAAAACCGCACCTGTAACTCTGGTGAGATTAATTCTCGCTGGAGGTCCACTAACTGAAAAACAGGTTGGATTTGCTATCTTTAGACTGGCTATTTTTTCAGGAATTTTGGCAATAATTACGGCATTTTTGATGGGAGTGTCTCTTTGA